One window of Nostoc sp. C052 genomic DNA carries:
- a CDS encoding PleD family two-component system response regulator produces MNEQPLILVVEQSLHDLELLNSHLGTLNFSCICTKQGVRAVVLAQTHQPDLILLDMMLSNLSANQVIDDLKHDSKTATIPIIAVAPPAMAQDEASPMLTGIDDCITKPYDLNQLEVVINRHISQPHA; encoded by the coding sequence ATGAATGAACAGCCTTTAATTTTGGTTGTAGAACAGAGTCTACATGATTTAGAATTACTTAATTCTCATCTAGGAACATTAAATTTCTCATGTATTTGTACCAAGCAAGGAGTGAGAGCTGTGGTATTGGCACAAACTCATCAACCAGATTTAATTTTGCTAGATATGATGCTATCTAATTTGAGTGCTAACCAAGTCATTGATGATCTCAAACACGACTCAAAAACTGCTACTATTCCAATCATTGCAGTAGCACCTCCAGCAATGGCACAAGATGAAGCATCCCCAATGCTCACAGGGATTGATGATTGCATTACTAAACCCTATGATTTAAATCAATTAGAAGTAGTAATCAATCGCCACATCAGTCAGCCACATGCCTAA
- a CDS encoding tetratricopeptide repeat protein, whose product MDSLSINSLLEELKNPDATVRDKATRKIWRIWFQQKGIYGLEIIDRSQKLLDAGEIAEAETALTALIKDQPDFAEAWNRRAFLYYSVGDYQKSLADCQMVVQINPIHFGALHGMGLCYAALGEYSQAIRAFQRALEIQPYSLVNQKLILECTFRFSYNGR is encoded by the coding sequence ATGGATTCTTTATCTATCAATTCCTTACTTGAAGAGTTAAAAAACCCCGATGCCACAGTCCGGGACAAAGCAACCAGAAAAATCTGGCGGATCTGGTTTCAGCAAAAGGGAATCTATGGACTGGAAATAATTGACCGCAGTCAAAAATTACTGGATGCAGGCGAAATTGCTGAAGCTGAAACAGCGCTGACGGCACTAATTAAAGACCAGCCAGACTTTGCTGAAGCTTGGAATCGTCGGGCTTTCCTCTATTACAGTGTTGGTGATTATCAAAAATCTCTAGCAGATTGTCAGATGGTTGTGCAGATAAATCCAATACATTTTGGTGCGCTTCATGGTATGGGCTTGTGTTATGCGGCACTAGGAGAGTATAGTCAGGCTATCAGAGCTTTTCAGCGCGCTTTAGAAATTCAGCCCTATTCGCTAGTGAATCAAAAGTTGATTCTAGAATGTACGTTTAGATTTAGCTACAACGGCAGATAG
- a CDS encoding precorrin-2 C(20)-methyltransferase, giving the protein MKPKGRLYGIGVGPGDPELLTLKALRLLRAAPVVAYQSATDKQSIARAIVAQYLPGNQIEVLFHLPRALEPEKAKSIYDQEIQPIADHLAAGRDVVVLCEGDPFFYGSFMYLFTRLCDQYETEVVPGVSSLMACPVALGVPFTYYTDILTVLPAPLPAEELTTHLLMTDAAAIMKLGRHFTKVRDILHKLGLASRARYIERASTSQQRIIPLDEVDPAEVPYFSMIVIPTKNRL; this is encoded by the coding sequence ATGAAACCCAAAGGTCGTCTTTATGGAATTGGTGTCGGCCCAGGCGATCCAGAACTATTGACTCTGAAAGCGCTGCGGCTATTACGTGCGGCTCCCGTGGTAGCTTATCAATCAGCCACAGATAAACAAAGTATCGCTAGAGCGATCGTAGCGCAGTATCTTCCTGGCAATCAAATCGAGGTGCTATTTCATCTCCCCCGCGCCTTGGAGCCAGAAAAGGCAAAATCTATTTATGACCAAGAAATTCAACCAATCGCCGACCATTTAGCAGCCGGTCGAGATGTTGTAGTACTGTGCGAGGGCGATCCATTTTTCTATGGTTCCTTCATGTACCTGTTCACACGATTATGTGACCAATATGAAACAGAAGTTGTCCCCGGAGTTTCCTCACTGATGGCTTGTCCAGTAGCTTTGGGTGTACCCTTCACCTATTACACTGATATCCTCACAGTCTTACCTGCCCCATTGCCAGCAGAAGAACTAACTACACATCTATTAATGACTGATGCCGCCGCGATTATGAAACTAGGTCGTCACTTTACTAAAGTACGAGATATCCTGCATAAATTAGGGCTAGCATCACGGGCGAGATATATTGAACGAGCATCAACATCACAGCAACGCATCATTCCCCTGGATGAAGTTGATCCAGCCGAAGTACCGTATTTCTCAATGATTGTGATCCCCACTAAGAATCGACTATAG
- a CDS encoding Ycf34 family protein, whose amino-acid sequence MCICVNCHYVDSCVTYHAVEGQHQQPHLTETPDFDPNEPSINVNIRTQDDVIEMEWDVVGCLSFKRETGKWSKLRPGELVPT is encoded by the coding sequence ATGTGTATTTGCGTGAACTGCCACTATGTAGACAGCTGTGTTACCTATCATGCCGTGGAAGGGCAGCACCAACAGCCTCACTTGACTGAAACACCAGATTTTGATCCGAATGAACCTTCGATCAATGTCAACATTCGGACTCAAGATGATGTAATTGAAATGGAATGGGACGTTGTTGGTTGTCTGAGCTTCAAGCGGGAAACGGGTAAGTGGTCAAAGTTGCGTCCTGGTGAATTAGTACCGACTTGA
- a CDS encoding precorrin-8X methylmutase, translated as MPDYIRDANEIYRNSFAIIRSEANLDVLPADVAKVAVRLIHACGMTDIVTDLGYSPTAVQSARAALAAGAPILCDCRMVADGVTRRRLSANNQVICTLNEPEVAELAQSMGTTRSAAALELWRSHLEGSVIAIGNAPTALFRLLEMLDEGMPKPAIILGFPVGFVGAAESKAALAADSRNVPFLTLHGRRGGSAIAAAAVNALATEEE; from the coding sequence ATGCCCGACTATATCCGAGATGCCAACGAAATTTACCGCAATTCCTTTGCAATCATCCGGTCAGAAGCGAACCTAGATGTATTGCCAGCAGATGTAGCAAAAGTTGCTGTACGCTTGATTCACGCCTGTGGAATGACGGATATTGTCACAGACTTAGGATATTCACCAACAGCAGTACAATCCGCAAGGGCAGCACTGGCAGCAGGAGCGCCAATTCTCTGCGATTGCCGGATGGTTGCCGATGGCGTTACCAGACGGCGGTTGTCTGCAAATAATCAAGTTATCTGTACCCTCAACGAGCCAGAAGTGGCAGAACTTGCCCAGAGTATGGGTACTACAAGGTCGGCGGCAGCTTTAGAATTATGGCGATCGCACCTCGAAGGATCGGTAATCGCAATTGGCAATGCCCCCACAGCCCTATTCCGACTGTTAGAAATGCTCGATGAAGGAATGCCCAAACCTGCGATTATCTTGGGCTTTCCAGTGGGGTTTGTCGGTGCAGCCGAATCGAAAGCAGCATTGGCAGCAGACAGCAGGAATGTACCATTTTTAACCTTACACGGTCGGCGCGGTGGAAGTGCGATCGCGGCAGCAGCAGTAAACGCCCTGGCAACGGAGGAAGAATGA
- a CDS encoding CCA tRNA nucleotidyltransferase, translated as MHESVSSSLAPENWPFSLEFLPQPAYMVGGAVRDAILGRTREYLDLDFVIPCKAVKVARAIAHHYKAGFVLLDAERQIARVVFPHATADFAQQEGNSLEVDLHRRDFTVNAIAYNPHTQEIIDPLQGCVDLQQGILRMVSPANLEDDPLRLMRGYRQAAQLGFTIEPATQAAIRSLASHISTIAAERFRVEIGYLLANSLGTPWITSAWEDGLLTPFFKNATRENLLKLAAVDNAAALLTENWQQLGAQLQESVRDSIKTTWLGIAKLASLVNPNPELAEIELQELTYSRAEIRGVTTALKLLPQFQVTDMSLREQYFLFYDADIVFPATAVLAVAVDHFVEAISAEKPLHPAVATTEETKAKRWQVLASLINRYLNPDDLVAHPAPLLSGKELIVALDIPASPIIGQLLKEIAVAQAEGKVSTPTEAIALARQLLDA; from the coding sequence ATGCATGAATCAGTTTCTTCTAGCCTAGCTCCCGAAAATTGGCCTTTTAGCTTGGAATTTTTGCCACAACCTGCTTATATGGTAGGTGGCGCTGTCCGAGATGCCATCCTTGGCAGAACTCGCGAATATCTGGATCTAGATTTTGTTATCCCATGTAAGGCAGTAAAGGTAGCGAGAGCGATCGCTCATCATTATAAAGCTGGTTTTGTACTACTTGATGCCGAGCGACAAATTGCCCGTGTGGTTTTTCCCCACGCCACAGCAGACTTTGCCCAACAAGAAGGAAATAGCTTAGAAGTTGATTTGCACAGACGGGATTTTACAGTAAATGCGATCGCCTATAATCCCCATACGCAAGAAATTATCGATCCTCTACAAGGTTGTGTAGACTTACAACAGGGAATTTTGCGAATGGTTTCACCCGCAAACCTAGAAGACGATCCTTTGCGGTTAATGCGAGGTTATCGCCAAGCTGCCCAACTAGGTTTTACTATTGAGCCAGCTACCCAAGCTGCAATTCGTTCTTTGGCATCACATATCAGCACAATTGCAGCCGAACGATTTAGGGTAGAAATTGGCTATTTACTGGCTAATTCTTTGGGTACTCCTTGGATTACAAGCGCTTGGGAAGATGGTTTACTTACTCCTTTCTTCAAAAACGCCACCCGTGAAAACTTACTCAAACTAGCAGCAGTTGATAATGCAGCTGCCTTACTTACAGAGAATTGGCAACAATTAGGGGCACAGCTGCAAGAGTCTGTCCGCGATAGTATCAAAACCACTTGGTTAGGTATTGCCAAACTTGCAAGTCTAGTCAACCCAAATCCAGAATTAGCAGAAATAGAGCTACAAGAACTAACTTATAGTCGTGCCGAAATCCGGGGTGTAACCACTGCACTAAAACTGTTACCGCAGTTTCAAGTAACGGATATGTCTTTGCGAGAACAATACTTTTTATTCTATGATGCAGACATTGTGTTTCCTGCCACGGCAGTGCTAGCTGTAGCAGTTGATCATTTCGTAGAGGCGATATCTGCTGAGAAGCCACTACACCCAGCAGTCGCTACAACAGAGGAAACCAAAGCAAAACGCTGGCAAGTCTTAGCATCTTTAATCAACCGCTACCTGAACCCTGATGATCTGGTCGCTCATCCCGCTCCGCTACTGAGCGGGAAGGAGTTGATCGTAGCATTAGATATTCCGGCTTCGCCAATCATCGGCCAACTGTTGAAAGAAATTGCCGTAGCACAAGCTGAGGGAAAAGTCTCAACACCAACAGAAGCGATCGCTCTTGCACGTCAGTTACTTGATGCTTAA
- a CDS encoding transposase family protein yields MTSPLVRIELHPQEAKRLIGIDYEQFLALVSLAEKRHLEKRAEIERNKTRIIAPGGGRKPEISSKEGICLCLIYLRQKPIFEILGLLFDVSKTKANDAFNYWVEILRDILPASQIEEVERDSQKYQELRRMLGEYELIVDSAEQAILMTCGLPKAETIHTILERKRCLL; encoded by the coding sequence ATGACAAGTCCTTTAGTAAGAATTGAATTACATCCGCAAGAAGCAAAGCGATTAATCGGTATTGATTATGAGCAATTTTTAGCATTAGTAAGTTTGGCAGAAAAACGCCATTTAGAAAAACGTGCAGAAATTGAAAGGAATAAAACTCGTATTATTGCTCCTGGTGGTGGACGAAAACCGGAGATATCTTCAAAAGAAGGGATCTGCTTATGTCTAATTTATCTGCGACAAAAACCAATTTTTGAAATATTAGGTTTACTTTTTGATGTCTCCAAAACAAAAGCTAATGATGCATTTAATTATTGGGTAGAAATTTTAAGAGACATCTTACCAGCATCTCAAATAGAAGAAGTAGAAAGAGATAGTCAAAAATATCAAGAGTTGCGTCGAATGCTTGGGGAATACGAATTAATTGTAGATAGCGCAGAGCAAGCTATCTTAATGACCTGTGGACTACCAAAAGCAGAAACAATACATACTATTCTGGAAAGAAAAAGATGCCTACTCTAA
- a CDS encoding transposase family protein, translating to MPTLKNQLVVLLNGADIVDVCIGKLGKISDISLFRETRHKFNVEQKFIGDKAYIGDNAITTPHKKPKKSEISQLQKEQNKQLFSRRIGVEHMISRVKIFRVVSEKFRLSRHRYNQVIMAVCGLVRLRLNCSGFLSVNT from the coding sequence ATGCCTACTCTAAAAAACCAGCTTGTTGTGCTACTGAATGGTGCAGATATCGTTGATGTATGTATTGGAAAATTAGGTAAAATAAGCGATATAAGTTTATTTCGAGAAACACGACATAAATTCAATGTTGAACAAAAGTTTATTGGTGACAAAGCTTATATTGGAGATAATGCAATTACTACACCACATAAAAAACCAAAAAAATCAGAGATTTCACAACTACAAAAGGAACAGAATAAACAATTATTTTCACGGAGAATTGGTGTTGAACACATGATATCTCGAGTAAAAATATTCCGAGTAGTGAGTGAGAAATTTCGTTTATCTCGTCATCGCTATAATCAGGTAATAATGGCAGTATGTGGACTTGTCAGATTGCGACTTAATTGCTCAGGGTTTTTATCTGTTAATACTTGA
- the cobG gene encoding precorrin-3B synthase, whose protein sequence is MSSRHTHRLLPASHGEGVLSLLSGFATCPGLFYAIPAADGILSRVRIPGGIITSQQCRAIAEIADQHGGGYIDVTNRANLQIREIRTGINAEVLKYLQLMGLGSSNTLVDHIRNIMTSPTAGIDPQELIDTRPFVQGWDDYIAAHPALSGLSAKFSVCFDGSGIIRVCDRLNDITFAAVLVDGNVYFRLYLSVGEKGQPPSNTGILLSPEECLPVLAALTDVYLAHSHTTSKRRLRLLELLNTLGCENYLQEVEQRLPFPLLCSETRKDLTPQLPPGNEDKFSTLLQREGKYQHIGIHPQRQPGLFYLGVVLPLGRLESREMRGLADLAAKYGSGTLRLTPWQNLLLTDIPQQWVADVQSEIAFLGLDFSATNIKSSLVACSGKKGCAASATDTKSHALALAEYLETRVTLDSPVNIHFSGCEKSCAQHGKSDITLLGVSIETDNQTLEGYHIYVGDSKQKFGHELYQYVTFAELPALIERMLYVYKIQRLNSDESFGEFANRYPIAQLQQLFNKYLEDISIDKYR, encoded by the coding sequence ATGTCCTCAAGACACACTCACCGTCTACTCCCTGCGTCGCACGGGGAAGGAGTTCTAAGTTTGCTTTCTGGATTTGCTACTTGTCCAGGCTTGTTTTATGCTATACCCGCCGCAGATGGTATATTATCTCGCGTTAGAATACCAGGTGGAATTATTACTAGTCAGCAGTGCCGTGCGATCGCAGAGATAGCAGATCAGCATGGTGGCGGCTATATAGACGTAACTAATCGAGCTAACCTACAAATTCGTGAAATCCGCACAGGTATAAATGCTGAGGTTCTGAAGTACCTACAGCTGATGGGATTGGGTTCTAGCAATACTCTTGTAGACCACATCCGCAATATTATGACCAGTCCAACTGCTGGTATCGATCCCCAAGAATTAATCGACACTCGCCCTTTTGTCCAAGGTTGGGATGATTATATTGCAGCACATCCGGCGCTTTCGGGACTGTCGGCAAAATTTAGCGTTTGCTTTGATGGTAGTGGAATAATTCGGGTGTGCGATCGCTTGAATGATATCACCTTTGCAGCTGTCTTAGTTGATGGTAACGTTTATTTTCGCCTCTATCTCAGTGTTGGCGAGAAGGGACAACCGCCCAGCAATACGGGAATTTTGTTATCACCAGAGGAATGTTTGCCCGTCTTGGCAGCTTTGACGGATGTCTATCTAGCTCATAGTCATACTACGAGTAAGCGGCGGCTACGTCTCTTAGAGTTATTGAATACCTTGGGTTGTGAAAATTATCTCCAGGAAGTTGAACAGCGTTTACCTTTCCCGCTTTTATGCAGTGAAACAAGAAAAGACCTAACCCCCCAACTCCCGCCAGGGAATGAGGATAAATTCTCTACTCTTTTGCAAAGAGAGGGGAAATATCAGCATATTGGCATCCATCCCCAACGTCAGCCAGGCTTATTTTACCTTGGTGTCGTCTTGCCCCTTGGGCGATTGGAGAGTAGAGAGATGCGAGGTTTAGCAGATTTAGCAGCAAAGTACGGCAGTGGAACTCTCAGACTAACCCCTTGGCAAAATTTGCTCCTTACAGATATTCCTCAGCAATGGGTTGCTGATGTCCAAAGTGAAATTGCTTTCTTAGGATTAGATTTTTCTGCAACCAATATCAAGAGTTCATTAGTTGCCTGTTCTGGAAAAAAGGGTTGCGCCGCTTCTGCCACAGACACTAAAAGTCATGCCTTGGCATTAGCAGAGTATCTGGAAACTCGCGTTACTCTCGATTCGCCAGTTAATATCCACTTTAGCGGCTGCGAAAAGTCTTGTGCCCAGCATGGCAAAAGTGATATTACTCTCCTGGGTGTCAGCATTGAGACTGATAATCAAACTTTAGAGGGTTATCACATTTATGTTGGTGACAGTAAGCAGAAATTCGGACATGAACTATATCAATATGTAACTTTTGCCGAACTACCTGCATTAATAGAGCGGATGCTATATGTATATAAAATTCAACGCTTAAATTCTGATGAGTCTTTTGGGGAATTTGCTAATCGATATCCAATAGCACAATTACAACAGTTATTTAATAAATACTTAGAAGATATAAGCATAGATAAATACAGATGA
- a CDS encoding transposase, translated as MRQICSVNYYINYFYIWKNRWLGDIFEKKWYYLTWRDHYAKRFPNKKYSTNYTGVISSDDFSVYNGYPVFAQQKCLAHLRRHFKKLIQLPGLHNQAIGETFVDLIDEAFKNYARWFQTLDCASYNDWVNEFKSKLHSLIAQWIDLAGATAGQLLRSLRDKAHQWWYFLEHPEVPPDNNQAERSLRLAVTKRKVSGGSRSMERFQHTVNLLTVVQTCRRQGRSVIDFFVQALIADSDNSLSRPSLLPQY; from the coding sequence ATAAGACAAATTTGTTCTGTTAATTATTACATCAATTATTTTTACATCTGGAAAAATAGATGGCTTGGTGATATTTTTGAAAAAAAATGGTACTATCTGACATGGCGTGACCATTACGCTAAAAGATTTCCAAACAAAAAATACTCAACTAATTATACCGGGGTAATCAGCAGCGACGATTTTAGTGTGTACAATGGCTATCCAGTTTTTGCCCAACAGAAATGTTTGGCTCATCTACGCCGTCACTTCAAAAAATTAATTCAACTTCCTGGTCTTCACAACCAAGCTATCGGCGAAACTTTTGTTGACTTAATTGATGAAGCTTTTAAGAATTATGCTCGATGGTTTCAGACTCTTGACTGCGCCAGTTACAACGATTGGGTCAATGAATTCAAATCCAAGTTGCATTCCTTAATTGCTCAATGGATTGACTTAGCCGGAGCTACCGCAGGTCAACTTTTACGCTCTTTGCGCGATAAAGCTCATCAATGGTGGTATTTCCTGGAACATCCTGAAGTTCCCCCGGATAATAATCAGGCCGAACGTTCGCTGCGTTTGGCTGTGACAAAACGTAAAGTTAGTGGTGGTTCCCGTTCAATGGAGCGGTTTCAACATACTGTCAATTTGTTGACAGTGGTTCAAACCTGTCGTCGTCAAGGTAGGTCTGTTATTGATTTTTTTGTACAGGCTCTAATTGCTGATTCTGATAATTCTCTGTCTCGCCCTTCTTTACTTCCTCAATATTAG
- a CDS encoding DUF2294 domain-containing protein gives MVQANIGQLERELSQRIIKFYNDRIGKPPSQIICHFFDTEIVISLENSVTQAEQTLLKGGYDNLAEQVRLYLEKIIKPELKSLIEEIIGKPVLDLIINTNLATGRTGIIVVFNLSEAHNPESISQSKC, from the coding sequence ATGGTACAAGCGAATATTGGACAATTAGAAAGAGAACTATCACAGCGGATAATCAAATTCTATAATGATAGAATAGGTAAGCCTCCTAGCCAAATAATTTGCCATTTTTTTGATACTGAAATTGTCATTTCTCTAGAAAACTCAGTTACCCAAGCTGAACAAACTCTATTGAAGGGAGGTTATGATAATTTAGCTGAACAAGTACGATTATATTTAGAGAAAATAATTAAACCAGAATTGAAAAGTTTGATTGAGGAAATTATTGGTAAGCCAGTCCTTGACCTCATAATCAACACAAATTTAGCAACAGGTCGTACCGGGATTATTGTGGTTTTCAATTTATCTGAGGCTCATAATCCCGAATCTATATCCCAAAGTAAATGTTAG